In Cryptomeria japonica chromosome 1, Sugi_1.0, whole genome shotgun sequence, the sequence TTGACTCTAAATTTAATAATGTTATTGTATAAATGTCAAAAGTCCATCTACCATGATGTATGTTGAACAAATGTCACTAACTTAAAAATTAGATTGTGAATTTCTCATATTCAGCTCTACAACTTTGGTGGTGATCTCCACAAGTAAGAGTGAATTTGTCATTCATAGATCTAATTTGGCTAAACTTTAGTAACTAAAACTTATTCACCTCTATGTTACCTTGAATCTAATTAGGAACATGCAATGTTTAGAAACACCTTTGAGTGATCTATTGAATTATGGAGGCCATGTTCCTTTTAATCAAACTCTTAGATAAACCTATTCAGCAATGATGAACCACaatcaatgacaccaaacaacTCAATGTTAAAGTAACAACAATTTAACTAAAATCTTAGTGATGCACTTTTTATTTTCCTACAAGTTAAATTTAGTCCTTAAATACATTGCCCTAACATAAAATTTCAAAACAATTTGCACTTTAGTCAACTTCCAATTATTAGTGATAATGGCAATGGCAAGGCTACAAATTATAAAATTTGGGATTCAAATCCACAAACACAAAAATTATTTGGATCAATTTAACACTCACAAACCTGAACTAGGACAGCAAATAATAAATTCAATGATTAAAGacgtttttttttaaatgaagaacCATGAGATGAAGAATAAGAAAATGGCATTTGCCAATTTCTATGTGAAATACATTATCTTTACATATAAAAGGCAATCTAATCGCCATGACtcaaaacatataaatttaaaaacATAAGTAAAATATTTTCACGATTGCACATTttctatatataattttttttaaattagacccttaaatgtttaagataaaattATATTCACCTTtacttaaataaattttaaatttaagttCCTTCTTAAATTTTAATGTATCTTCTTATTTATTTATAAAGTTCAAAGAGATCAATTTTGAGCTACCCATCTTAGATTTTTTTCAAATTGAATATTGTCTTAGACTTTCACACGTTAATATAAAACGCCGCTTTAAATTAGTCTCTATATTTTCCAAATAAACATTTTCAAGACATCTAGCTAATACTCAGTTAATGCTTTTACCCTTTGAATTATTTTCCATGTGTGATCTCCTCTATGAATCTTGACCAGATAGCTAGTAGTTTGGTTGATCTTGTCCTCACCAAATAAATGATACATGTTGTCGGCTTTCAAGATAAACTCATATTGAGCATGAATATCATCGTAAGCAGTGCACTCAATGAGAAAATGTCGTTCAGTCTCTATAGCATCCGCCTTGCAGAACAAGCAAGTGGTCTCCTCCCAAACCTCTTTGGGTCTTTGCCACCTACCCGTTTCACATCTGAGATGATGTGAACCAGTCCTTAATTGAGCAAGTAACAGCTTTGCCTTCCCTTTAATAACTGTCCCTAAATATGCTTTCTCGCCATGTTCTCCAGTtgggttaaactctttgatgtaATACGCCTTTTTACGACCAATGCGATTAGTCCACATGGCAATTTGAAACTTTTCAATGACAAACTTCTTTATTTCCCCATTAGTATTCAGACACTCGTGTAGCTTGATGTTCCATTTGTTCAACtactttttgttttgtttcatccaagtTTTCTTCCTACGGTTAAGACCCTCTTCCATCACAATCTTGGGCCACCGTTGGTTATTcatgttttcaaccttctttaGATAACTTATTAACCAGATTATAGCTGATGCCTCCAACGGAAAAGTaccttgatgcagagccctccttgtatcctgcaaaacactccaagatgtatgacactgacccctcaagacTTCagtaggatcctatcaaggcaaggctctacaacattagttcaacatctcacaatctccaagactcatacttactcaaattgggtaatttGCTCCATCATGCACCATGAAGCCTCCAAGGGTTCCTGACCATTACCACACCTGTTTTGGGTCAGACATGACTCACATGGACCAAATCAAATGCTGGTTTTAAGGATTCAACACCATATCCTATAGCACCTTCACAATCAagcctatttgctagtagccctttgaaacgggtaaagggaccttaagtccaaactttCCCAAACACCCTGGCAAACAAATCACAAattcaaatacccttttaggtcttacacaattccccaaaaggaaAGGTAAAGGTCTGACAAAGAAAGGGTTGAACCCAGTGAAGGtcaactgtcctaaagggctaattaggcctccatttgtgaagcaactatatccAAATGAACAAACCATACAAGCACAACCCCATgagcatgtggggaaccataaaccatcatgGATTCCAGGGTTACACGCCTAGAATCATCGCCATTTGTCTTCTAgggtagctttgttgtttaaggactaggtagccacatagagatgtctacctagggtcggatcaaacacacacctcccttgctcctcctgcaaaaTGCTTTTAGAATCTTAGAATACATAGGCCATACTTGCATTTCACCCAATCCCATGAGTTTCAGATAGAtgaattgcaagttatggccatggagaagcaaaaccctaggtaaaccctggttttccaggtacctacaacaaaattggaataaCAAGAGCAAAACACACAGTCTGAacctcaaaccaaaaccaaatcaaagGTGATTCACTACTCTGACAAAATCACATCATTGGGGATTGATCCCAATCCGTACAATGCCATACCCCAtgccaaaactccagaattgcaggaaaaactcagaattttattagtttgcaatcatcaaaacctTACTCCGTATCGtctctccttgggaattggatcctcaaGGTGTATATACCTCTCCACAACTGCTCTCAACcgaaaacaagaggttagagccgttggaggagttcaaacaaaacaaaattcaaaaattgcataaaagttgctaatgacaacttttgacaaagttgtcaaaatgtcattccttgcctcctaatgccttgggttaagactaacccctcctaaaacaccctagaagcactaaaaccactaggataactatgtcctacacacacttgatccccttttgtccaaaagtcctaattggcttatcaagatgccaaaataggagtttggctcacaaaaTGGGGTCTTTtcttacaaacacacaatgcatgattgaaacacatgtaaaacatcctaagacatgtttgatgccttatccttcctccttTGAGCCTGATTGATCAACTTGAAGGGTTGCTCCTACACCATACCTACTTCTGCTAAAAGGATTTCATAAGGCACTAATGTTTTAACTTTGAGATTGCTTGCGATCAAgtgtttttgaattctttctaactGTCCCCATCCACAATTTGACACGCTGCCTCCCCAAACCTCACATCCATAAAAAATAATTGGTGTGACCAGCAAACCAAAAAAAgttttcttggttttccaatcccacAGCTTAGCGTTTCTGCACCTATTTTGAAATAAATGTGACGCTTTCCATCCCCCCTATATCCTTTTCGCTCTACAAGATTCCCAACTAAGTTTACTTTGGAATCCAATGCCAAGATATTTGTATTCTTTCACAATTTCCAATGGACTACCTTCAaaaagaaaggtaatttgcttaTCTTTCCTCTTTAAAGAGAAAATCATGATCTTGGTTTTGGTAATGTTCACCTCCTCCCTACCTCCTAGCAAAAGTGCTCTAGAGCTCTTAAGTGATTTCTCAAACCATGAGCCGTTTTAGATATTAGGATAAGATCATCCGCATATAAAAGCAATTTCACCACATAGCCTACAAGATGAACACCTTCACCCTCCGACATGTTTAACCATGTTTCTAATTTATCTATGATCTAAAATTTTCTATGCAGTTCTTAGGGACGTGGCCCTTGCTAAAGATGACCCCATCCTCCATAGGGAACATTTTGGGGATGTGGGTATAGTTACCCCGTTCCCAATTTTGCCAAAAAGTGGGAAACATATCCAGTACAAATAATTATTTAGTGGGAAACATATCCAGTACAAATAATTATTTTTTGGGATGCCTAGATACATTAGGGGATGGTCAAGTGGCCCCATCTGTCCCATGGATAGTGAGTCATTCCTTAACGTACCCAAGAACATTTTAGTTACTTTTTTTAACATAACACTTACAACCTTCCAATGCATGTTTGGTTTATGGCATGCCTTTTTAATATTTACAAGAAAATATGAAAATGATGTAAATCATGAATGTGGTTTTGAAGGACTTCATTTGGGCTTGGTAGCAGGGGTCTCCGCCATTAAACCTCACCCAATATCATGACAAGGAATGTGCCCTTCAACTCCACCCTATATTACGACAAAGATTGTGTCAAGGAGGTTGCCCTTCGATCCCCCTAGGGTCAGTCCACAAACCCACGCTAAACTATAAATCTGACCAAGTAATAGACTAATGATTAATTATGATCTAAAAATCTACAAAATACATATCCCCTGTTGCAGATCTCTACATCTTCACAGTCGAAATCAGTCAAAGTTTGTCTTCTTTCATACATTAGACAACCTGTTCATTACAAGAACTACCATAGACAAAGTTGGCATGCTACTGTCATACTGCTGAAAACAACTTATAGTCAGCAAGAAATACCACTTTCATAATACAAAAATGCATCAATCATGCGCTACACAGACAACTCAGAACAATTTCATCTATTAGCATCGCAGCTGCAGTCAAACTAGAACATAACCCAGTTATCTTTTTACTCGACTGTTCCTCTTTGTAATGTGTGGAGAATCACAATGTCTATGATGAATGGCTGATCTCATGCATTCGTATGATATATATATAATTCCTATTCAATTGTCCATACTCGCAAAGATTCTATAATGTCTAAGATGAATGCCTCAACaatttatatgaatatttgaaatttcgttatattttaaaattttccctatttttaatATCCATCCCCTGCCTTCCCCTTAAAAATGGCTTTAAAAACTTGACCCATAAATGGTCCCCCTGTCCCCTGTCCCCTGTCCCCTGTCATCCCCGTCCGAGAAACTTAGGGAGGCATAGAAATGTTTATTTTCTCATATTTCCTTTTCTCATTAGCCTTCTGTTCAttcttttggttttttgtttcttagCTGACATCTTAATTTACCGGCTTCAGCTAATGCCAATAGTTTGACCGAGTGGTGTTTTTAACTTTATTGGCATCTTAAGACGTCTTCCACTATCTTCTCACTTATTGATACTGTTTTTTGCATAAGTATTCACTCTTTAAAATGAAAGATGCCGAAACAAAATTTCGCACGCACTGGATAACAGCAACCTCAATGATATTTCATTTCATAAACCAAAATAGAATCATACGCTTAAATTTCCAGAATGATATACACAGATCTCCAATAACAGATAAGAGAATTTCAGATTTCTAATACTCGGTACTAATAAATATATCAGAACATAGATAGATACTTTCTTTTCATGTAAGCATTCTGAGTAATACTTAAGAGATCAAATTAGTACTCCCGTCTCTTTGATATAAACTCTTTATAGCAAATGGTGAATACACTAGAAAAGATTGAATACCAGTTTATGCTCATTCAGGAATACAGATTTTAACAATTAATCAGAGGTAATCAAACTTGTACTAACTGAACTGGTTGAGAGGTTGCTGACAAATGTACTTGACATATAATTTCCAACATGCATTATGGGGCTACCCCAGACCAATTCGGCAGGAATTCAAGACCAGGAGAATTGAGTCACAAAAAACCTCTCATTAACATTTCTTTGGAACCccttgaactttacaaaggctcaAACATAGAAAATCAGTGTCAATATTACTCATAACTTATGTCTGACCCCAAGAAAGCTGCATCATTAAGGGGAAATTCTTGTACCATGCATTAAAATAAGAACAAATGAAAGAGCCTCCAGATTACACATTAGATTTTGAGCTTCTGCGTTCAGCTTCCCTCTCAGCAATTCTGACATAGAATTCTGCTCCAAGCATATCTTTTATGTCAACATTCCAAGTAATGCTCGCCTCCAAGGTCTCAAGAATTGATTCAACAGAAATACTGAAACCCAATGAACATAGCACTCGAATTGCATTAGCAAGCCGGCAAATGTTTTCCCTGATTTTCCTACCTGCAACTGCATCTACAGAATTCAGGGCTTCGCTTATAGTTGATTGGGATTCTTTTTGTCCTGAAACATCAGGCTCTTCTCCTTGCCTAGAAGTACTCTGCAGATCAGTGTGTGCACCAACCCATATATAGCCATTACAACCTAAAATCATATCAACTCCATATTGCTCAAGAAAATGAAAATGCTGCTTCCGTCGCTTCACAAGATAAGCAGAGGTTGTAATAAGCTGACCATTCTCTAACTGCCAAAGACTCAAAAAAGGCATGTTTAGAGCATATAAAAATATTTCTTGATTAATCCACGAACCTGAATTGAATGATCAGGCTCCTTCCTTTTCAAACAGAAGCAAGTGCATTATCAAATAAGTGAAGCTTTAGTGTATGCTAATAGCACAAAACTGCATGACAACATTGTCTGCTTGACAATCTAGTACACAGCGAGAAAGCTAATAGAAAACTGATTGAGCAATTAATATCATTGATAGTTCCATAGCATATCCATTCAGCACCCAAACTTGCAACGACAATATACAGTTTTTAATACCAACAAAACCCTTCTAAACACCAATCTTCTCCTGACAAACAAATTTACTAGGTTCTATTGAAATATAACTCAGTTCTGTATGCCAATAAAAACAAACCTTGCCATACTTGTCACTCCGTGCTTGAAGGTGCAAGCTTCCATCATGCTGTAAGCCACGAACTTCAGCCTGTTCAATACAAAAAGCAATTCCACAACTTTTCATCAATAAAGTTCTTTATGCTGCATTTACTTGATGTGCTTTAGAATAACAAGCTTCACATTTCTAGTCCATCAGATTGAGGTGTGATAGTTAAGTGCTACATTTGTAAAGAGAGTGGCTCAAGCTCAAATACCCACAACACAATAAGTTAATCTACAACTCTGTGGGTATGTGTGAGTAACAACAGGACCAAGACTAGAGCTTGTTCATCCCTAGAACACAACTGGGCATGGTTTTGTCACCAGGACCCTTACAAAATAAAGCATACTTCAAATTTTAGATCTGAAAAACAGACGGATTGCAGAACTTACGCAGATAACATCATTTTCTTCAAATACACTTCGCATGTTCAACTCATCGACAGTTGTGCGCCGTCTCTGAAAATGCAAATCACGGTTTCAGTTCCATGTGTAGAAGGAACTATTCATTTTCAAATGCTTTAAAACTAACATGTAGGGATAAAGGGCAGCGGTTTTAGATAGCATGATGGGGCGAATGACGAGTATACATTCATTCGGAACATTAATTGCCAAAGATAACAGTTGATTCATGTCTTCAGAGGAGCTTTGTAAGTACAGAGAGagagtttttatttttattcaaaatggTATCATCTCGATGTATTTAAAAAGTTCCAAAAATACATTTAAAGTTGAGCTATTGCCCCAAACAAGGAACAAAGTCTACAGTATATATTCAAAAGAAGCAACCATACTAATTACTATGCTATCTTCATTTGTTATCATGCATTATCGTTATGCAACTCAATTTAAGTAACAACTGACCACTTAGTTCACAGGGAAAGCAAAGGAGAAACCACCACGCCCTTGCTGTAACATGGCAGCTTAATAATTGAAAAAAATCTTGTCCTGCACTTAGGTAACAAGAAAAAACATTACACAAATCAAAATTAACTTAATTGGGAATGTTGCACATTCACAGTGTTGTCAGGTACCGCATGTACCTAGGCTGTACACATTGAGCACAGCCCAGGACTGTGGATCCTGCCTGATTATATCCTAGGAAAACCTAGGATGTACACAAGCgagaaatttttcttttttttttaaattaaatataaaagcaAATAGAGTATTGAGGTGCATCAATTTATCTCACACTTTAGCATTGTGTTTAATTTAACAAACCTGCAGACTATGACAAAAAGCTTGGATCTGGTGTAGTTTCTTGGGCTACTACGAAGCAAGCGACAGTTGCACTCTAATCAACAGAAATTTCATAGAAAGAAGCAATTAATGCCTCATCTGAAACAGTTTGGTCTCACAGAATCTCAGATGACATGTTGAACCAGCAGTAGCAACCAACATCACTTTTATGTTACAATCAAGGGAAAATATATTTGTCAAAATTCCAGTTATCAGGTTATCTTTATCTTAACATTCAATGATCAAAATCAGCTCTGTTCTGTATTTAGTTTGGTATATTTTGTACAAATCATTGCTGTTTTCAATAGTGTGAATGCCCATACACAGCCATACCAAACCAGGgtgaataaaaatttaaaaaaccatACCCAAACCCCAAAAACCAAAACAGAAACTTAGCATTCATCCTATTTGCAGCATCTTTCTCTAACAAGCTATTCCAAACGTTACTTATACATCAAACTTCTTTATACTGACTGGACTAGCATGTCATAAGCCATAACTCAAAAAAGAAAAGGGTGATTTCAGTAATTTGCAATAAAGGGGCAGCAAAGAAGACAATAGCATCAAAGACACAGGCCACCACCAACAAATAAGAAAATATAGGCATGGTTCAACTTCAGGAGTAAAACCTTCAcattaaactaaaaaataaaaaatatataggcATGGCTCAACTTGAGGCCTATGATATTGACAACATGGCTTTAAATTGAAATGCAATCTGTAACTGATGTTTATCCTGGTGCAAATTCAGAAGTAAAACCTTCAtattaaactaaaaaataaaaaatatataggtGTGGCTCAACTTAAGGCCTATGCTATTGACAACATggctaaaaaattaaaaacatgcaACCTGTACAATTGAGGAACAGCTCCAAGAACTAAAATAATGAATAAAGCATATTAAATTGCATTTGGTGAATCAAGAGCAGTAGTACAGTAGTACAAACATCTAAAAGCAGAGGCCACCAATCCAAAATGTGAGGTAGAACCTAGCTTCAAGATTAAATAAAAACTTACTTATGCACAAACATTGATTCCCGTGTTGACatttttgataaaccctttgtcaGTTGTACAGTCTATGTAGCTAGCACAATATTGAAATATGATTTTCCATGACTGAGCTGTGAGTTTCAACTTAATGCTAATACAAAGTGATATACCATTGTTCCCTATATCCTCACTAAGAATCCAGGAGTAAAATTCGTATAAATCCGCCTGGTATTTTCGATGGTTTTCAAACTGGCAGGGAAAATCCCTAAAAGAAATACATAAGTGAGACGAGCTGAACTATGCACATTCAAAATTATCACAACTCTCAGGCAGTCCTGTTACATTCAGCAAATATTTAATCAAAAGAAAATTTGCATTTGCCAAAGCAATGGTGAAAGAAAAAATCCATGGTAAGACTAATGAAAAATAAGTTACAATGCAGATTGCACACACCCCTAGGGCCTGTACCATTCACCAAGTATAAGAAAATTCTAATACTTCATCACTTTGAAAACTTTCATTTCCTCTTAAAGTTTAGAATAGAATGT encodes:
- the LOC131040656 gene encoding exosome complex component RRP4 homolog, which translates into the protein MRGIHFQMSHSQQKRLARAQQQLLQSAAKIPSSVCVNVGDAIPVNHEDGILKGHGTIDVNGQVVATLCGVVERVNKLVLVRTLRARYKPEVGDIIVGRVIEVVPKRWKVDIGFNQDAVLMLSAMTLPDGIQRRRTTVDELNMRSVFEENDVICAEVRGLQHDGSLHLQARSDKYGKLENGQLITTSAYLVKRRKQHFHFLEQYGVDMILGCNGYIWVGAHTDLQSTSRQGEEPDVSGQKESQSTISEALNSVDAVAGRKIRENICRLANAIRVLCSLGFSISVESILETLEASITWNVDIKDMLGAEFYVRIAEREAERRSSKSNV